The Anticarsia gemmatalis isolate Benzon Research Colony breed Stoneville strain chromosome 1, ilAntGemm2 primary, whole genome shotgun sequence sequence ATGATCAAAAAACTACTTAGTAGgaaagtatataaattaataattaaactaaaatatattttaattttcacaaCATAATGGTTTTTCTTGACTTATATTCCGTATTCGGATAGCTTGAATCTCAGCACGACCGGCGCGCTGGTGCATGGCAATATGGCTAATTCTGTGACTACAGCGGTGACGAGGCTGGCTGGCGTGACGTCATAGGTCAAGTTTAATGGCGTCAGGTTAGGGTTCGATCGCCAGTCCTTCAGCGGAGAATTCTCGTCAGATTTGTCGATGAAGTCGTCTGGATCACCTGGGGAACGATAACAATTGTAAGCTATGCTGCAGTGAAACTCAACagtatattttacttacttcaaagtgaaaaaaactttgtttacatTGTCCAATCTTTCAAGAAGATATGCTATctgcttttaaaaaatgtagtatTGATTTTAACATAAATCTAACCTATCTACATTCTGAACTAATAAACAAATGTAGGATTACATTTCTCAATACAGCGCAAACATAGCAAAATATAAAGTAGGTGCCAGCTGACTGTTGTAAAAACGTAACAGTATGGATTTTATGTATGCCACGTACCAAGCTCGTTATAGACGAAGGCATCAGTCTGCACGCGCTCGGAGAACTTGTGCGTCTCGCAGGCGACGAGCACGGGCACGTTCCTGgcgcgcgccgccagcgccacCTGCGCCGTGCCCAGCGCGCCCAGCACCGAGCCGTTCACCAGCAGCGCGCCCGCGCCCAGCACCACCTTGTTGATCTGAACAACACATTGTTGTTACGATAACGCTTAGCTAATATTGTATCTTGTTGAAACTAACATTGGTATATTATATGAGATGTGTGAATTTTAGACAAGTTTTAAATAGTTAGGTataattgattgaaaaattatttcggaGTCCCACATGGACCTGcactgtaataaaatgaaatactaaTTAGTTCACCAGACATACATTGGAACCAtacttttttcattttcaaagaaagtaaatcctacttaattaaatcgcaataaagtttaatatttatgtcaCATCTAAGTAAAAGGCGTTACGGACTCTTAAGTTATTGTATAGCTGTAATTTATTCTTTACGACAAAATGAGCAATACGTTACGTGTCTATTATTTTCCTATAAACGagtaaaaactataaaaaaagttaCGTTAGTCTATTATAAAGTTGTACTCACAGTGTGCATGATGCTAGAGAGCGCAGTAATATCGACGTATGTGCAGGGCAGGCCGTGAGCAGTGAGTCTGCGCAACATCTGCGGCGCGGCGCCGGAGTGCCTGGCGCCCGCCACCACCACGTGGAACTGCGCGCCCGCTGACCACGCCTCGCGGAGGATGCGCTCGATCAGAGATGAACTGCACAACAAAAAACACTCTCATAATCTCACATGTACAGAGTACTACAGAGATTAGTTTGAAAAAACCTTAAAAGGCTCGACCTGAGTATAAAGGGAAATTGTTGAATAAGATGCTTTAAAGAGTACTAAAGCTTGTTATAGTTATCAAGTAAAGTTACCCCTGTTCTAAATGTTGCTGGTAACAGTTTCAgtgatacataaatacaaaaaaaaaattacataaataattctaaatttcTAAAACATGCTATTGGTTTGTGATTtcattttaagaattattattcAAGCAGTCTTATGTTTAATCTTCTGCACACTAGATATATTTACCCGCGAAGGCacagtaatatataaaaatattttaaacagacaCAAAACTATAAagatgaacaaaaataatacgtaCTATCCGTAAGTGAGTATATTATCGCCTTTAGAGATCTTGTTGCGTACAGCTATGCTGATAGCTTCTCCCGCCATGTCGATCTGCTCCCTAATATATCGGTCAATCTCTTCCTGCAGTGTCTTCTTTGCCTGTTACGTACAAACAACATTTATAGACATACACATAACGTTAGTCTGATTTCGTGTTTAAGGTTTATGCTgagcaagggtttcctcccgaaaTTTACTGAAATTTGCTTGATGTGTTTCATTGATGTATAAATCCTTCAAAAACATAGCTGTATATTTTGAAACTAGTCATGTTGCAGGTGACGCATTACTTTATTCTATGTGCTAAACCTTCTATAACGAATCTAAAATAGGTACTCTTGAATCAAAATCTCAGACAAACAATAGTTGTAAGATTTTAGACAAAAAAAATCGGAAACTTTAGCCTAGTAAGAAAAAGTTTGATACAAATAGCTAACTAGTATATTATGAActtacatcaaactcatcaataTTATTCGGCATCTGCGTGAGGTGGTATCTGAAGAACTTGACAGCATTGGTCTGCGAGGCGGAGGGCGGCCTCATCGACCACAGGTACTCTAAACTTGAAGCCAAGTGAGACTCCAGACCACGGGCGAACTCTGTCTTCGCTGGCAACGTGTAGTCGCGAACCATCTGAGAACAATGAACAATATAATGATGGCCttcgtagcgcagtggttaaggtagtcGCCACGTCATGTGTGCCGGGAGGTCGTCGGTTAGATTTCcacacggaataaatatttgtgtgatccacagatCAGATAGCTTTTTCGGATTTGGGTGTACTTTGTGACCATTGTcgcatttttgtaaaagtcccttcgacgcaagagcaattcttagcgcgggagttgtgttaagaagaagaagaagaaaagttGAATCCCTTACAGTTGCTTTTTGAGTCCCTCATGCTGGCCAACTGTGGGTTAGGAATCTCTGCAtgctttcaggcatgcaaggatTCAGATCATTGATCAGTTAGCAAAgatcattattttgtatgttgaTGAGAAGttctaataaatacataacttttaaagGTGTTAGTGTGTTGCTTTGTCATAGAAAATTACAATGCTGACTCTTTTTATCAGCTGTTGAGTAATTGTTAAAACATATACTTATTTCCTGACGAATATACGCGTTAGAACTACAGGAAATGAGTTATCATGTATTTACAAATAGGACACACATTATCAATTATGTTAACATACTTttgtcaaaacaaatattattatttctgtgaGAGAAAAGTGGAGCATTTGaaccaaatataaaaaagctcAGCAGTTTATAGTAATATCATGATTTCAAAAACCTTTAACATGACCCGCACGGCTTCTCTCGCATGTAATTAAAGCTGATTTCATAAACGTTACTTAGTTATTACATGGATATTAATTACCATTTGTAAAAGAATTGCTTATTAGGGTAGTTGTAGGTATACCTTTTTGAGAGCATCCAATAATGCTATACACCTCGCATTGGAGCCGGTCACAACCCGAGTCGCCAACTGCACACCCAACTTGATAATAGCTGGATGCAAGCTGAAAAacacaacataatataataaggaTGACTGAAAAAgcacattttttcttttaaaaatggaCTTGGTAGGGAGCACATAGCTTTAAGGctatacattattatgtttatttgtgtataaaaaatCCAATAGCAATTGTTAGGTGTAGTCGACCCTGAAAACAAATACCTACCGTTATGAAGATGCGTGAATAGCTGGGAAGTATGGGTAATGGCAGGATGAGTGACACTTTTGTATTCAGAGATAGTTAGAAATGacaacatataataatatatggatgagaataaagaaaaagaacTTTATAGGGATTATAGCAGGTGGCGTTCTTTGACCGCCGACTATCCCAATGGAAAAAAGACgtaattttaagatattttccaTACTTTATAACATTGAATATCATTCTATAACAATAACTAACAGGCAAGctatgtatgtttatgtaaCGATTTCAAGTggtgtttgtgttattttgtcCAAGGCTTCAGTACAATTGACCTCGTGTAACAAGGGACAATGAGAGTGTTGTTATGACAATACGACGTACCTATTCTTAAAATACTACTATGTATGTACTTCAATATATAAGCTAAGGAcgaatattattgttttatgattatatattaccatttataatttaagatgACCTCACCTATATCATACAAAGTAAGGGCATTGTAGGGAGACTCATAATGTATAACTTTCAATATAAATTTGATGTGTACACATAAAGACATATTGTATACATGTACATATGTTATACATGTATATATTAGTCTTACTTAATCAAAATTGAACAAATATTGCATGGTATTGCAACATTATCTGGTTAGGTAGTAGCTAGTGTTTAAAGTAAGTAGTATATCCAGAATTTTGGAGAGGGTTTAACAGTTTCGCGGGAGGGCATTACTTAGGAGGTTTGGAAGATCTTTAAAGATAGGCTCTGCATATTTGAGAGGGCTTTCAAGGTGCAGTCACAAAACTAGTATTAATTGCATACTTACTGTGAATTGATTGGAATATTCTTAAGTGATTCCTTGTCATGCTCCTTGTATAGATCAGGGAACCAGTTCAACCTGTTAGAGCTTTGAGGTTTAGCCTTTGATTTCTCTGCTGTCTTCTGTTTAGGCGCCTTTGTCtacaaaaagaaaagtaatGAGAATTAACTTAAAACTTACGCCATATACGTCACTACCACTGCTCTGTTGTCGTCGATTTTTGTACAGAAAAGTCTGCTTAGTAACTAACTTTCTTTATATCCATAGTTATATATGTCTAAAAA is a genomic window containing:
- the eIF2Bdelta gene encoding eukaryotic translation initiation factor 2B subunit delta isoform X4, whose translation is MVFSEADPRYKYKRPEPGWKRFRVSDLRTLLANRGRIQAVRPENGNNEDLVFNQEATQFQNLLRAGPHTPELEPEIVEHNNNTAGAKKKSKSAARRRDRRNKLKSSRSESNNAENNSNNTINEPNSSGITSKRQLEAPFPPKTGDEKVRIIKKKEESDMADNKPRDEVLAARQAKKLAKQKGKGNESEVKATPVKEIPKPVKTSPPKGKDEVDKACVKVDTVTADDKNKELIKAERAAKKAEKQAKKKGNEGERIISKKTADQFRPTTEYKLIIEPMTVQDVAETLRDIVCVAKEMKDVTEKEIKEKPDESGKSKAELRAERRAKQEAQRAAKQAAQEQKVVAKPQETKATPDRDTPSKETKAPKQKTAEKSKAKPQSSNRLNWFPDLYKEHDKESLKNIPINSHLHPAIIKLGVQLATRVVTGSNARCIALLDALKKMVRDYTLPAKTEFARGLESHLASSLEYLWSMRPPSASQTNAVKFFRYHLTQMPNNIDEFDAKKTLQEEIDRYIREQIDMAGEAISIAVRNKISKGDNILTYGYSSLIERILREAWSAGAQFHVVVAGARHSGAAPQMLRRLTAHGLPCTYVDITALSSIMHTINKVVLGAGALLVNGSVLGALGTAQVALAARARNVPVLVACETHKFSERVQTDAFVYNELGDPDDFIDKSDENSPLKDWRSNPNLTPLNLTYDVTPASLVTAVVTELAILPCTSAPVVLRFKLSEYGI
- the eIF2Bdelta gene encoding eukaryotic translation initiation factor 2B subunit delta isoform X2, with product MVFSEADPRYKYKRPEPGWKRFRVSDLRTLLANRGRIQAVRPENGNNEDLVFNQEATQFQNLLRAGPHTPELEPEIVEHNNNTAGAKKKSKSAARRRDRRNKLKSSRSESNNAENNSNNTINEPNSSGITSKRQLEAPFPPKTGDEKVRIIKKKEESDMADNKPRDEVLAARQAKKLAKQKGKGNESEVKATPVKEIPKPVKTSPPKGKDEVDKACVKVDTVTADDKNKELIKAERAAKKAEKQAKKKGNEGERIISKKTADQFRPTTEYKLIIEPMTVQDVAETLRDIVCVAKEMKDVTEKVSALDLSGRKEIKEKPDESGKSKAELRAERRAKQEAQRAAKQAAQEQKVVAKPQETKATPDRDTPSKETKAPKQKTAEKSKAKPQSSNRLNWFPDLYKEHDKESLKNIPINSHLHPAIIKLGVQLATRVVTGSNARCIALLDALKKMVRDYTLPAKTEFARGLESHLASSLEYLWSMRPPSASQTNAVKFFRYHLTQMPNNIDEFDAKKTLQEEIDRYIREQIDMAGEAISIAVRNKISKGDNILTYGYSSLIERILREAWSAGAQFHVVVAGARHSGAAPQMLRRLTAHGLPCTYVDITALSSIMHTINKVVLGAGALLVNGSVLGALGTAQVALAARARNVPVLVACETHKFSERVQTDAFVYNELGDPDDFIDKSDENSPLKDWRSNPNLTPLNLTYDVTPASLVTAVVTELAILPCTSAPVVLRFKLSEYGI
- the eIF2Bdelta gene encoding eukaryotic translation initiation factor 2B subunit delta isoform X3, which codes for MVFSEADPRYKYKRPEPGWKRFRVSDLRTLLANRGRIQAVRPENGNNEDLVFNQEATQFQNLLRAGPHTPELEPEIVEHNNNTAGAKKKSKSAARRRDRRNKLKSSRSESNNAENNSNNTINEPNSSGITSKRQLEAPFPPKTGDEKVRIIKKKEESDMADNKPRDEVLAARQAKKLAKQKGKGNESEVKATPVKEIPKPVKTSPPKGKDEVDKACVKVDTVTADDKNKELIKAERAAKKAEKQAKKKGNEGERIISKKTADQFRPTTEYKLIIEPMTVQDVAETLRDIVCVAKEMKDVTEKPQEIKEKPDESGKSKAELRAERRAKQEAQRAAKQAAQEQKVVAKPQETKATPDRDTPSKETKAPKQKTAEKSKAKPQSSNRLNWFPDLYKEHDKESLKNIPINSHLHPAIIKLGVQLATRVVTGSNARCIALLDALKKMVRDYTLPAKTEFARGLESHLASSLEYLWSMRPPSASQTNAVKFFRYHLTQMPNNIDEFDAKKTLQEEIDRYIREQIDMAGEAISIAVRNKISKGDNILTYGYSSLIERILREAWSAGAQFHVVVAGARHSGAAPQMLRRLTAHGLPCTYVDITALSSIMHTINKVVLGAGALLVNGSVLGALGTAQVALAARARNVPVLVACETHKFSERVQTDAFVYNELGDPDDFIDKSDENSPLKDWRSNPNLTPLNLTYDVTPASLVTAVVTELAILPCTSAPVVLRFKLSEYGI